Proteins found in one Podarcis muralis chromosome 5, rPodMur119.hap1.1, whole genome shotgun sequence genomic segment:
- the GADD45A gene encoding growth arrest and DNA damage-inducible protein GADD45 alpha, translated as MTLEELAGEHQTFGSMEKVGDALEEVLSKALTQRSITIGVYEAAKLLNVDPDNVVLCLLAADEEDNQDVALQIHFTLIQAFCCENDINILRVSNPSRLAELLLLGASGGSEQPADLHCVLVTNPHASQWKDPALSQLICFCRESRYMDQWVPVINLPER; from the exons ATGACTCTGGAGGAGCTCGCTGGGGAGCACCAGACTTTCGGAAG CATGGAGAAGGTAGGGGATGCCCTGGAGGAAGTCCTGAGCAAAGCCCTGACTCAGAGAAGCATCACCATCGGAGTGTATGAGGCTGCCAAGCTGCTCAACGT GGATCCAGATAATGTGGTGCTTTGTCTGCTGGCAGCCGATGAGGAAGACAACCAGGATGTTGCGCTACAAATTCACTTCACCCTGATCCAAGCTTTCTGTTGCGAGAATGACATTAACATACTCCGAGTGAGCAACCCAAGCCGGCTTGCGGAGCTGCTGCTCTTGGGAGCGAGTGGAGGGAGCGAGCAGCCTGCagacctgcactgtgtgcttgTGACA aATCCACATGCCTCTCAATGGAAGGATCCAGCCTTAAGTCAGCTGATTTGCTTTTGCCGCGAAAGCCGCTACATGGACCAGTGGGTTCCAGTGATTAACCTTCCCGAACGATGA